Proteins co-encoded in one Pyxidicoccus xibeiensis genomic window:
- a CDS encoding neutral/alkaline ceramidase, whose protein sequence is MRTLLVRLSLALVLVLGTAAGASSPASPPAPASCAGQQRFFVGAGTGDITGPAAEVGMMGYGQLAQQTAGIHQRLRSRAFVIASPCNGRRVAFVSADLGMVFQAVKQQVVERLRSRYGDVYSDDNVLLSATHTHSGPGGYSHYTLYNLTTFGFVPQNFEAIVSGIVASIARAHERLADGTLRLATGELVGASRNRSPEAYRLNPPGERALYAQDVDTRMTLVRLTRTDGDEVGLINWFPVHATSMGNDNRLISGDNKGLASALFERAQGERHLAGGDTFVAAFANANEGDVTPNVLGGTDGGGADDFEDTALSATRQYDFAARLWATANAPLTGGVEYRHTWAKLDAVDVAPAWTDGVPRRTCTAAIGLSMLAGAEDGPGFGEEGASCAELHDMWSQFTCALTTTPCQGEKPIVLETGGMKPYPWTPEVLPLQLVTVGNLALVAVPFELTTMAGRRLRRTVQARLAPAGITEVVIAGLSNDYAGYVATREEYARQDYEGASTHFGPWTLAALQQSFDALAVSLHDGQPVPPGPTPRDLRHEQASLQPGVVFDDKLLWVDFGDVVTDARPAYARGETVRVTFWGGHPKNDLRLEGSYLRVQQRGPEGAWLDVARDGDWETRYRWRRESCVPTLACSHVSTEWDIPVDAAPGTYRLVHAGHWKSGWDGRVRPYTGASRAFTVR, encoded by the coding sequence ATGCGCACACTCCTCGTCCGGCTCTCGCTGGCACTCGTCCTCGTGCTCGGCACGGCGGCCGGGGCCTCCAGCCCTGCCTCCCCGCCCGCCCCGGCCAGCTGCGCGGGCCAGCAGCGCTTCTTCGTCGGCGCGGGCACGGGGGACATCACCGGCCCCGCCGCCGAGGTGGGGATGATGGGCTACGGACAGCTGGCGCAGCAGACGGCCGGCATCCACCAGCGGCTGCGCTCGCGGGCCTTCGTCATCGCCTCGCCCTGCAACGGCCGGCGGGTGGCCTTCGTCAGCGCGGACCTGGGCATGGTGTTCCAGGCCGTGAAGCAGCAGGTGGTGGAGCGGCTGCGCTCGCGCTACGGCGACGTCTACTCGGACGACAACGTCCTCCTGAGCGCCACGCACACGCACTCGGGGCCGGGCGGGTACTCGCACTACACCCTCTACAACCTGACGACCTTCGGCTTCGTGCCGCAGAACTTCGAGGCCATCGTCTCCGGCATCGTCGCGTCCATTGCCCGCGCCCACGAGCGGCTGGCCGACGGCACCCTCCGGCTGGCCACGGGCGAGCTCGTCGGGGCCAGCCGCAACCGCTCGCCGGAGGCCTACCGCCTCAACCCGCCCGGGGAGCGCGCCCTCTACGCGCAGGACGTGGACACGCGGATGACGCTGGTGCGGCTGACGCGCACCGACGGTGACGAGGTGGGCCTCATCAACTGGTTCCCCGTGCACGCCACGTCCATGGGCAACGACAACCGGCTCATCAGCGGCGACAACAAGGGTCTGGCCTCGGCCCTCTTCGAGCGCGCGCAAGGCGAGCGCCACCTCGCCGGCGGGGACACCTTCGTGGCCGCCTTCGCCAACGCCAACGAGGGGGACGTCACGCCCAACGTGCTGGGCGGCACGGACGGCGGCGGCGCGGACGACTTCGAGGACACGGCGCTGTCGGCCACGCGGCAGTACGACTTCGCGGCGCGGCTTTGGGCCACCGCCAATGCGCCCCTCACCGGCGGGGTGGAGTACCGGCACACCTGGGCGAAGCTGGACGCGGTGGACGTGGCGCCCGCGTGGACGGACGGCGTGCCGCGCCGCACCTGCACCGCCGCCATCGGCCTGTCCATGCTGGCGGGCGCCGAGGACGGCCCGGGCTTCGGCGAGGAGGGGGCCTCGTGCGCCGAGCTGCACGACATGTGGAGCCAGTTCACCTGCGCGCTCACCACCACGCCCTGCCAGGGGGAGAAGCCCATCGTCCTGGAGACGGGCGGCATGAAGCCCTACCCGTGGACGCCGGAGGTGCTGCCCCTGCAGCTCGTCACCGTGGGCAACCTGGCGCTGGTGGCCGTGCCCTTCGAGCTCACCACCATGGCCGGGCGCCGGCTGCGGCGCACCGTGCAGGCGCGGCTCGCCCCGGCGGGCATCACCGAGGTCGTCATCGCCGGCCTGTCCAACGACTACGCGGGCTATGTCGCCACGCGCGAGGAGTACGCGCGCCAGGACTACGAGGGCGCCTCCACCCACTTCGGCCCGTGGACGCTGGCCGCCCTCCAGCAGTCCTTCGACGCGCTCGCGGTGTCGCTGCACGACGGGCAGCCCGTGCCTCCGGGCCCCACGCCGCGGGACTTGCGCCACGAGCAGGCGAGCCTCCAGCCGGGCGTGGTCTTCGACGACAAGCTGCTCTGGGTGGACTTCGGCGACGTCGTCACCGACGCGCGGCCCGCGTACGCGCGCGGCGAGACGGTGCGCGTCACCTTCTGGGGCGGCCACCCGAAGAACGATTTGCGCCTGGAGGGCTCGTACCTGCGCGTGCAGCAGCGGGGCCCGGAGGGCGCGTGGCTCGACGTGGCGCGCGACGGGGACTGGGAGACGCGCTACCGGTGGCGCCGGGAGAGCTGCGTGCCCACGCTGGCGTGCTCGCACGTCTCCACGGAGTGGGACATCCCTGTCGACGCGGCGCCAGGCACCTACCGCCTCGTCCACGCGGGGCACTGGAAGTCGGGCTGGGATGGGCGCGTGCGCCCGTACACCGGCGCCTCGCGCGCCTTCACCGTGCGGTAG
- a CDS encoding nuclear transport factor 2 family protein translates to MMRRIAVCLASLVLSAPVWAQEQDKQQDRESPPASGGSGMVMDLEKMGPWTRKPTNEAKTKKEIEAFFKEEDVIMQKRDVQAALARVDFPSYWVTDDSKGVPKEETYDRQKMEEMMKSMFAQMPPDAKMKQKPTITVLSDSLATYTNDFTMTAGGKQYKGRNAGVVVKRDGQWKWKTMYEAGWGDMPPQGVGGSGKPEDYEEPK, encoded by the coding sequence ATGATGCGTCGAATCGCGGTGTGTCTCGCCTCGCTGGTGCTCAGCGCGCCTGTCTGGGCGCAGGAGCAGGACAAGCAGCAGGACCGGGAGTCCCCACCCGCCTCGGGTGGCTCGGGCATGGTCATGGACCTGGAGAAGATGGGGCCATGGACGCGCAAGCCGACCAACGAGGCGAAGACCAAGAAGGAGATTGAAGCGTTCTTCAAGGAGGAGGACGTCATCATGCAGAAGCGGGACGTCCAGGCGGCGCTCGCCCGGGTGGACTTCCCCTCCTACTGGGTGACGGACGACAGCAAGGGCGTCCCCAAGGAGGAGACGTACGACCGCCAGAAGATGGAAGAGATGATGAAGTCGATGTTCGCGCAGATGCCTCCGGACGCGAAGATGAAGCAGAAGCCCACCATCACCGTGCTGTCGGACTCGCTCGCCACGTACACCAATGACTTCACCATGACGGCGGGCGGCAAGCAGTACAAGGGCCGCAACGCCGGAGTCGTGGTGAAGCGCGACGGGCAGTGGAAGTGGAAGACGATGTACGAGGCGGGCTGGGGCGACATGCCGCCCCAGGGCGTCGGTGGCTCGGGCAAGCCCGAGGACTACGAGGAGCCGAAGTAG
- a CDS encoding acyltransferase, with the protein MPWLYFVLKPRHRAWADAWQREVQDRLRELETVEIAEGCFIAPEARIFAELGRTVSIGPGCSIAADVFLHGPAVLGPRVSINARASLDGGAAGLRIGEGTRIATGATLYAFDHGLAPDRPVREQPVTSRGIVLGADVWVGANAGITDGVTVGDHAVVGMGAVVTRDVPAWSIVAGVPARVIGDRRERPRSGAPGGWEPEDAG; encoded by the coding sequence ATGCCGTGGCTCTACTTCGTCCTCAAGCCCCGCCACCGCGCGTGGGCGGACGCCTGGCAGCGCGAGGTGCAGGACCGGCTGCGCGAGCTGGAGACGGTGGAGATTGCGGAAGGGTGCTTCATCGCGCCCGAGGCCCGCATCTTCGCCGAGCTCGGCCGCACCGTCTCCATCGGCCCCGGCTGCAGCATCGCCGCCGACGTCTTCCTCCATGGGCCCGCCGTCCTCGGCCCCCGGGTGAGCATCAACGCGCGGGCCAGCCTGGACGGCGGGGCCGCCGGCCTGCGCATCGGCGAGGGCACCCGCATCGCCACCGGCGCCACCCTGTACGCCTTCGACCACGGCCTCGCCCCGGACCGGCCCGTGCGCGAGCAGCCCGTCACCTCGCGCGGCATCGTCCTCGGCGCGGACGTGTGGGTGGGCGCCAACGCCGGCATCACCGACGGCGTCACCGTGGGAGACCACGCCGTGGTGGGCATGGGGGCCGTCGTCACCCGGGACGTGCCTGCCTGGTCGATTGTCGCCGGCGTGCCCGCTCGCGTCATTGGAGACCGGCGGGAGCGCCCTCGCTCGGGTGCTCCGGGTGGATGGGAGCCCGAGGACGCAGGGTGA
- a CDS encoding ATP-binding protein produces the protein MSPDSSVASTPEAGASLEASRSRLLGELLREVVFQLDTEGRLTWLELPWERLTGMSVGAWLGRSLADVFVPEDQERARGLLRSAAARPDAVTREELRLVSGEGGGPRWVELSACALPTAPGAVVGTLMDVTARRQAQDAVTTRERYLEAMVEVQRRMMPRERPMDLYGAVVEPLGRVSDASRVYVFETHHNQDGALLGSQRTEWCAAGIEPNLDDPTMHGLPMEQALHPAQAARLLAGEPVQGLPTDFPEMLRPVLEAQGVRSVLLLPLHVHGQLFGVIGFDNCREARPWGPIEVNLLSGAAGALSLALEQRTANALRVRTETTLKRTEAGVHLLIEAFPDPVMVHVGDGVLLSVNPALVQYLGFRDASELVGRHVLELVRHEDRAAAQLHLGQALESQRASRAVEVPLMRRDGEVMIADLVTMSVVFDGAPARVTVARDFTERKRTQAQLMLTDRMASMGLLAAGIAHELNNPLAYVLSNLDYLHGTVGPRSRPLTHDELVECRQVLDDAREGAERMRQIVRQLRVFSRVEDTKEEAVDVHRVLDSVTQMAASVVRARAKLVKDYGEVPPVRGNEGKLFQVFLNLLINAAHAIEEGQSETNEIRLTTYLEEGGRVVVMVRDTGQGIPPEHLRRIFDPFFTTKSAGVGTGLGLSICDTIVNALGGHISVESSVGAGTTFRVALNVAPPKASAASRPDA, from the coding sequence ATGTCCCCCGACTCCAGCGTCGCCAGCACGCCGGAAGCGGGCGCGTCCCTGGAGGCCTCGCGCTCGCGGCTCCTCGGAGAGCTGCTGCGCGAGGTCGTCTTCCAGCTCGACACGGAAGGGCGCCTCACCTGGCTCGAGCTGCCCTGGGAGCGGCTCACCGGCATGTCGGTGGGCGCGTGGCTGGGGCGCTCGCTGGCGGACGTCTTCGTTCCGGAGGACCAGGAGCGGGCGCGCGGGCTGCTGCGCTCCGCCGCCGCCCGCCCGGACGCCGTCACCCGCGAGGAGCTGCGCCTGGTGTCGGGGGAGGGCGGAGGCCCGCGCTGGGTGGAGCTGTCCGCCTGCGCCCTGCCCACCGCCCCCGGCGCGGTGGTGGGCACGCTGATGGACGTGACGGCCCGCCGGCAGGCGCAGGACGCCGTCACCACGCGCGAGCGCTACCTGGAGGCCATGGTGGAGGTGCAGCGGCGGATGATGCCGCGCGAGCGCCCCATGGACCTGTACGGCGCCGTCGTGGAGCCCCTGGGCCGCGTGTCCGACGCCAGCCGCGTCTACGTCTTCGAGACGCACCACAACCAGGACGGCGCCCTGCTGGGCTCCCAGCGCACGGAGTGGTGCGCCGCCGGCATCGAACCCAACCTGGATGACCCCACCATGCACGGCCTGCCGATGGAGCAGGCGCTGCACCCCGCGCAGGCCGCGCGGCTGCTCGCGGGCGAGCCCGTGCAGGGCCTGCCCACCGACTTCCCGGAGATGCTCCGGCCGGTGCTGGAGGCGCAGGGCGTGCGCTCCGTGCTCCTGCTGCCGCTGCACGTGCACGGCCAGCTCTTCGGCGTCATCGGCTTCGACAACTGCCGCGAGGCGCGCCCCTGGGGCCCCATCGAGGTCAACCTCCTGTCCGGCGCGGCCGGCGCCCTCTCCCTCGCGCTGGAGCAGCGCACCGCCAACGCGCTGCGCGTGCGCACGGAGACGACGCTCAAGCGCACCGAGGCCGGCGTCCACCTGCTGATTGAGGCCTTCCCGGACCCCGTCATGGTGCACGTGGGGGACGGGGTGCTGCTGTCGGTGAACCCCGCCCTGGTGCAGTACCTGGGCTTCCGCGACGCCTCGGAGCTGGTGGGCCGGCACGTGCTGGAGCTGGTGCGGCACGAGGACCGCGCCGCGGCGCAGCTCCACCTGGGCCAGGCGCTGGAGAGCCAGCGCGCGTCGCGCGCGGTGGAAGTGCCGCTGATGCGCCGCGACGGCGAGGTGATGATTGCCGACCTGGTGACGATGTCCGTCGTCTTCGACGGCGCGCCCGCCCGGGTGACGGTGGCGCGCGACTTCACCGAGCGCAAGCGCACCCAGGCCCAGCTGATGCTCACCGACCGCATGGCCTCCATGGGCCTGCTGGCCGCCGGCATCGCCCACGAGCTGAACAACCCGCTCGCCTACGTGCTGTCCAACCTGGACTACCTCCACGGCACGGTGGGCCCGCGCTCGCGGCCCCTCACGCACGACGAGCTGGTGGAGTGCCGCCAGGTGCTGGACGACGCCCGCGAGGGCGCCGAGCGCATGCGGCAGATTGTCCGCCAGCTGCGCGTCTTCTCCCGCGTGGAGGACACCAAGGAAGAAGCGGTGGACGTGCACCGGGTGCTGGACTCGGTGACGCAGATGGCGGCCAGCGTGGTGCGCGCCCGCGCGAAGCTGGTGAAGGACTACGGCGAGGTGCCCCCGGTGCGCGGCAACGAGGGCAAGCTGTTCCAGGTGTTCCTCAACCTGCTCATCAACGCCGCGCACGCGATTGAAGAGGGCCAGTCCGAGACGAACGAGATTCGCCTCACCACCTACCTGGAGGAGGGCGGCCGGGTGGTGGTCATGGTGCGAGACACCGGCCAGGGCATCCCTCCCGAGCACCTGCGCCGCATCTTCGACCCGTTCTTCACCACCAAGTCCGCGGGTGTGGGCACCGGCCTGGGCCTGTCCATCTGCGACACCATCGTCAACGCGCTGGGCGGCCACATCTCCGTGGAGTCGTCGGTGGGCGCGGGCACCACCTTCCGCGTGGCGCTGAACGTGGCCCCGCCCAAGGCCAGCGCGGCGAGCCGACCGGACGCGTGA